A region from the Leopardus geoffroyi isolate Oge1 chromosome C2, O.geoffroyi_Oge1_pat1.0, whole genome shotgun sequence genome encodes:
- the LOC123575781 gene encoding myelin-associated oligodendrocyte basic protein isoform X2, whose product MSQKTVKEGPRLSKNQKFSEHFSIHCCPPFTFLNSKREIVDRKYSICKSGCFYQKKEEDWICCACQKTSTSRRATSPQRPKQQPAAPPAVVRAPAKPRSPPRSERQPRPRPEVRPPPAKQRPPQKSKQPPRSSPHRGPGTSRGGSPIKASRF is encoded by the exons ATGAGTCAGAAAACGGTTAAGGAGGGCCCCAGACTCTCCAAGAACCAGAAGTTTTCGGAGCACTTCAGCATACATTGCTGCCCGCCATTCACCTTCCTCAACTCCAAACGGGAGATCGTGGATCGGAAGTACAGCATCTGTAAAAGTGGCTGCTTCtaccagaagaaggaagaggactGGATCTGCTGTGCCTGCCAGAAGACCAG CACCAGCCGCCGGGCAACGTCCCCTCAGAGGCCCAAGCAACAGCCAGCGGCACCCCCCGCGGTGGTCAGAGCACCGGCCAAGCCACGGTCCCCTCCGAGGTCCGAGCGTCAACCGCGCCCCCGCCCAGAGGTCCGACCACCACCAGCCAAGCAGCGCCCCCCTCAGAAGTCCAAGCAGCCGCCGCGCAGCAGCCCCCACAGAGGGCCGGGCACCAGCCGTGGGGGGTCCCCCATCAAAGCTTCTAGGTTCTG
- the LOC123575781 gene encoding myelin-associated oligodendrocyte basic protein isoform X1: MSQKTVKEGPRLSKNQKFSEHFSIHCCPPFTFLNSKREIVDRKYSICKSGCFYQKKEEDWICCACQKTSTSRRATSPQRPKQQPAAPPAVVRAPAKPRSPPRSERQPRPRPEVRPPPAKQRPPQKSKQPPRSSPHRGPGTSRGGSPIKASRLKKRSKPTPRKK, from the exons ATGAGTCAGAAAACGGTTAAGGAGGGCCCCAGACTCTCCAAGAACCAGAAGTTTTCGGAGCACTTCAGCATACATTGCTGCCCGCCATTCACCTTCCTCAACTCCAAACGGGAGATCGTGGATCGGAAGTACAGCATCTGTAAAAGTGGCTGCTTCtaccagaagaaggaagaggactGGATCTGCTGTGCCTGCCAGAAGACCAG CACCAGCCGCCGGGCAACGTCCCCTCAGAGGCCCAAGCAACAGCCAGCGGCACCCCCCGCGGTGGTCAGAGCACCGGCCAAGCCACGGTCCCCTCCGAGGTCCGAGCGTCAACCGCGCCCCCGCCCAGAGGTCCGACCACCACCAGCCAAGCAGCGCCCCCCTCAGAAGTCCAAGCAGCCGCCGCGCAGCAGCCCCCACAGAGGGCCGGGCACCAGCCGTGGGGGGTCCCCCATCAAAGCTTCTAG